The Flavobacteriales bacterium genome includes a region encoding these proteins:
- a CDS encoding DUF1016 domain-containing protein: protein MGELKHQDIGQMQMYVNYYDREIKMEDENKTIGLILCQNKSEAVVKYTLPENNEQIFASKYQTILPTKEQLLEIIDER, encoded by the coding sequence ATTGGAGAATTGAAACATCAAGATATTGGTCAAATGCAGATGTATGTAAATTATTATGACAGAGAAATTAAAATGGAAGATGAAAACAAAACTATTGGACTTATCTTATGTCAGAATAAAAGTGAAGCAGTTGTAAAATATACTCTTCCTGAAAATAATGAACAAATATTTGCAAGTAAATACCAAACAATATTACCAACAAAAGAACAATTATTAGAAATAATTGATGAAAGATAA
- a CDS encoding serine hydrolase: MKNIFTLFLLLLSLSYGHAQIPAKKFQKKLNFWRWVYHNSGAQIALIEDGKVVQVFNTGATTYKGESKIDSKTMFQVGKANQIFTALTMMKLASEGEIAWNKPINDQLSHPVIHLRESSIIKDSKPTPLQLLNHSSGLNRPYFGFHNNKYAISTEELIMGSSKTGKKRIQNFQKPLKEYLYSEGAFAVAGALFEQFSEENFPDYIQEQFLSQNPLDFYFNGEKISSNKRTQAYLYSKKEQETPLSYPNIYGRGLWTNAKSYGNFLSTILNKESYQKFGIKKKYYRYFTKAFIDIPKSPFTQCVVFERKEENPNIFKLNDRKDGFRTYFEYNIEKKKGYLILINSEYDYWFSKKEDVFKERILKILHKMDFRIN; encoded by the coding sequence ATGAAAAATATTTTTACCTTATTCTTATTGTTGCTTTCTTTGAGCTATGGTCATGCTCAAATTCCTGCTAAAAAGTTTCAAAAAAAACTCAATTTCTGGCGTTGGGTTTACCACAATTCTGGGGCACAAATTGCCTTAATTGAAGACGGAAAGGTGGTACAGGTTTTCAATACAGGAGCTACCACTTATAAGGGTGAATCAAAAATAGATTCCAAAACCATGTTTCAAGTAGGTAAAGCGAACCAAATTTTCACGGCTCTAACCATGATGAAACTTGCTTCCGAAGGGGAAATAGCATGGAACAAACCAATAAATGATCAACTCTCCCACCCTGTAATTCACTTGCGAGAGTCGAGTATCATTAAGGACTCTAAACCCACACCACTACAGCTTTTAAATCATAGTTCTGGGCTCAACAGACCATATTTTGGTTTTCATAATAACAAATATGCCATAAGTACAGAAGAACTCATTATGGGCTCTTCTAAAACTGGTAAAAAAAGAATTCAAAATTTTCAAAAACCCCTAAAAGAATATTTGTATTCAGAAGGTGCTTTTGCGGTTGCGGGAGCTTTATTTGAACAATTTTCCGAAGAAAATTTCCCAGACTATATTCAGGAGCAATTTCTTTCTCAAAACCCTTTAGATTTCTATTTTAATGGAGAAAAAATTAGTTCAAACAAAAGAACTCAAGCGTATTTATACTCAAAGAAAGAACAAGAAACACCTCTATCCTACCCAAATATTTATGGTCGTGGTTTATGGACCAATGCCAAATCTTATGGAAATTTTTTAAGCACAATTCTCAATAAAGAATCCTATCAAAAATTTGGCATAAAAAAGAAGTACTATCGATACTTTACCAAAGCTTTTATAGATATCCCAAAGTCTCCATTTACTCAATGTGTTGTCTTTGAAAGAAAAGAAGAAAACCCTAATATCTTCAAATTAAATGACCGAAAAGATGGATTTAGAACATATTTTGAGTACAATATCGAAAAGAAAAAAGGATATCTAATACTGATAAATAGCGAGTATGATTATTGGTTTTCAAAAAAGGAAGATGTTTTTAAAGAACGTATTCTAAAAATACTTCACAAAATGGATTTCAGAATAAACTAA
- a CDS encoding SMI1/KNR4 family protein, producing MKKNIWVNFRVESERKFENIILDKDCYGFQIQKKSKWNQGLKESEIISLENYFGFEFPTDYKEMLKEINGLDTLEISIDPEGEEEDKFVRRFYKYPDDINRVKWLIDEVNYNIEYAKQTLEKAGFNSNQIEGFVPLFGHRVLVVFKNKKLTPVLSVWGNDIILYGDSILKYWCKGIYIEYERIEK from the coding sequence ATGAAAAAAAATATATGGGTTAATTTTAGAGTAGAATCTGAAAGAAAATTTGAAAATATAATACTTGATAAAGATTGTTATGGATTCCAAATTCAAAAAAAATCTAAATGGAATCAAGGATTAAAAGAATCTGAAATAATTAGTCTTGAGAATTATTTTGGATTTGAATTCCCAACAGATTATAAAGAAATGCTTAAAGAGATTAATGGATTAGATACTTTAGAAATATCTATTGATCCTGAGGGAGAGGAAGAAGATAAATTTGTAAGAAGATTTTATAAATATCCAGATGATATAAATCGTGTAAAATGGTTAATTGATGAAGTAAATTACAATATTGAATATGCAAAACAAACTTTAGAAAAAGCTGGATTCAACTCAAATCAGATTGAAGGATTTGTACCATTATTCGGACATAGAGTTTTAGTTGTTTTTAAGAATAAGAAATTAACTCCAGTTTTATCAGTATGGGGTAATGATATTATCTTATATGGCGACTCAATTTTAAAGTATTGGTGTAAAGGAATTTATATTGAATATGAAAGAATTGAAAAATAG